In Leptodactylus fuscus isolate aLepFus1 chromosome 2, aLepFus1.hap2, whole genome shotgun sequence, one genomic interval encodes:
- the POU3F3 gene encoding POU domain, class 3, transcription factor 3: MIYTDARDTAVTAALCLSQGPAGEQVTQRPRISSSYREHLPRTKVHLKGEAYTGCGGGGEERAPNLWIATARGEAMATAASNPYLPSNSILSPGSIVHSDSGGGGGMQPGSAAVTSVSGGYRGDPTVKMVQSDFMQGAMAASNGGHMLSHAHQWVTALPHAAAAAAAAAAAAAEAGSPWSSSPVGMTGSPQHPQQQQDVKGGAGRDELHPGAALHHRPPHLGPHQGHPGGWGAAAASHIQSMTGGAQQQQQQQQQQQALLYSQSGAFTVNGMLSPPPGSQSLVHPGLVRGDTPELGDHPGHHHHHHHQQHHQQQPQHHGVNSHDPHSDEDTPTSDDLEQFAKQFKQRRIKLGFTQADVGLALGTLYGNVFSQTTICRFEALQLSFKNMCKLKPLLNKWLEEADSSTGSPTSIDKIAAQGRKRKKRTSIEVSVKGALESHFLKCPKPSAQEITNLADSLQLEKEVVRVWFCNRRQKEKRMTPPGIQQQTPDDVYSQVGNVGADTPPPHHGMQTSVQ; the protein is encoded by the coding sequence ATGATCTACACCGATGCCCGGGACACAGCAGTGACCGCCGCGCTGTGCCTCAGCCAGGGACCCGCCGGGGAACAGGTGACCCAGCGCCCCCGCATTTCTTCTTCATACCGGGAGCATCTTCCAAGGACAAAAGTGCATCTCAAGGGGGAAGCGTACACAGGCTGcgggggaggaggagaagagcgAGCCCCAAACCTGTGGATAGCAACGGCCCGGGGGGAAGCCATGGCCACGGCAGCTTCTAACCCCTACCTCCCCAGCAACAGCATCCTGTCGCCTGGCTCCATCGTGCACTCGGActcggggggaggaggggggatgcaGCCCGGCAGCGCAGCTGTCACCTCGGTGTCAGGCGGTTACCGGGGGGATCCCACGGTGAAGATGGTGCAGAGCGACTTCATGCAGGGGGCCATGGCTGCCAGTAACGGCGGGCACATGCTGAGCCACGCACACCAGTGGGTCACGGCGCTGCCACatgcagcggcggcggcggcagcagcggcggcggcagcagcagaggCAGGCTCTCCTTGGTCCAGCAGCCCCGTCGGGATGACCGGCAGCCCGCAGCACCCGCAACAGCAGCAGGACGTGAAGGGGGGAGCTGGGAGGGACGAGCTGCATCCAGGGGCCGCCCTGCATCACCGACCGCCTCACCTAGGACCCCACCAAGGACACCCGGGAGGCTGGGGAGCCGCGGCCGCCTCTCACATCCAGTCCATGACGGGAGGGGcgcagcagcagcaacagcagcagcagcagcagcaagcaCTCCTGTACTCCCAGTCCGGAGCATTCACTGTGAACGGGATGCTGAGCCCTCCCCCGGGGAGCCAAAGCCTGGTGCACCCCGGCCTGGTCAGGGGGGACACGCCAGAGCTAGGCGACCACCCTGgccatcaccatcatcaccaccaccagcAGCACCACCAGCAGCAGCCGCAGCATCATGGGGTCAACAGCCACGACCCCCACTCCGACGAGGACACCCCGACCTCGGATGACCTAGAACAATTTGCCAAACAGTTCAAGCAGCGTAGGATAAAGCTGGGCTTCACTCAGGCGGACGTGGGCCTGGCCCTGGGTACCCTCTATGGCAATGTCTTCTCCCAGACCACCATCTGCAGGTTTGAGGCTCTGCAGCTCAGCTTTAAGAACATGTGCAAACTGAAACCCCTGCTCAACAAGTGGCTGGAGGAGGCCGATTCCTCCACGGGCAGCCCCACCAGCATCGACAAGATCGCAGCCCAAGGcagaaagaggaagaagaggacctCTATAGAGGTGAGCgtcaagggcgccctggagagcCACTTCCTCAAGTGCCCCAAGCCCTCTGCCCAAGAGATCACTAACCTGGCGGACAGTCTACAGCTGGAGAAGGAGGTGGTCAGGGTCTGGTTCTGCAACCGACGGCAGAAAGAGAAGAGGATGACCCCACCGGGCATCCAGCAACAGACGCCAGATGATGTCTACTCCCAGGTGGGCAATGTGGGGGCTGACACACCGCCCCCTCACCACGGGATGCAGACTAGTGTGCAATGA